GAGATCGGGTAAGTTTGAAAAGTTGCTCCGGAGCGATCCATGGCTGGTTTTTGGTTGTGGTGGTGTCGGGTGTGTCTGTTGTTTGAGAACTCAATAGTGTGCCAAGTTTGTTGATACCAATTGTTTTTTGATTGGTTGTTTTGGCCGGGTCCGCCACCTCGTGGTTGGGTCTGGTTTTTACAGCTGGTTTCAAATTTTTGCAGTGTGGTTGCCGCGTTTTCCCGTGGTTTCCATGTTGTTTTCGTTTTTGTTTTACTTCAACGGAGAGTTTGATCCTGGCTCAGGATGAACGCTGGCGGCGTGCTTAACACATGCAAGTCGAACGATGAACCTCACTTGTGGGGGGATTAGTGGCGAACGGGTGAGTAACACGTGAGTAACCTGCCCTTAACTCTGGGATAAGCCTGGGAAACTGGGTCTAATACCGGATATGACTCCTCATCGCATGGTGGGGGGTGGAAAGCTTTTTGTGGTTTTGGATGGACTCGCGGCCTATCAGCTTGTTGGTGAGGTAATGGCTTACCAAGGCGACGACGGGTAGCCGGCCTGAGAGGGTGACCGGCCACACTGGGACTGAGACACGGCCCAGACTCCTACGGGAGGCAGCAGTGGGGAATATTGCACAATGGGCGCAAGCCTGATGCAGCGACGCCGCGTGAGGGATGACGGCCTTCGGGTTGTAAACCTCTTTCAGTAGGGAAGAAGCGAAAGTGACGGTACCTGCAGAAGAAGCGCCGGCTAACTACGTGCCAGCAGCCGCGGTAATACGTAGGGCGCAAGCGTTATCCGGAATTATTGGGCGTAAAGAGCTCGTAGGCGGTTTGTCGCGTCTGCCGTGAAAGTCCGGGGCTCAACTCCGGATCTGCGGTGGGTACGGGCAGACTAGAGTGATGTAGGGGAGACTGGAATTCCTGGTGTAGCGGTGAAATGCGCAGATATCAGGAGGAACACCGATGGCGAAGGCAGGTCTCTGGGCATTAACTGACGCTGAGGAGCGAAAGCATGGGGAGCGAACAGGATTAGATACCCTGGTAGTCCATGCCGTAAACGTTGGGCACTAGGTGTGGGGGACATTCCACGTTTTCCGCGCCGTAGCTAACGCATTAAGTGCCCCGCCTGGGGAGTACGGCCGCAAGGCTAAAACTCAAAGGAATTGACGGGGGCCCGCACAAGCGGCGGAGCATGCGGATTAATTCGATGCAACGCGAAGAACCTTACCAAGGCTTGACATGGACCAGACCGCTGCAGAGATGTGGTTTCCCCTTTGGGGCTGGTTCACAGGTGGTGCATGGTTGTCGTCAGCTCGTGTCGTGAGATGTTGGGTTAAGTCCCGCAACGAGCGCAACCCTCGTTCTATGTTGCCAGCGCGTTATGGCGGGGACTCATAGGAGACTGCCGGGGTCAACTCGGAGGAAGGTGGGGACGACGTCAAATCATCATGCCCCTTATGTCTTGGGCTTCACGCATGCTACAATGGCCGGTACAAAGGGTTGCGATACTGTGAGGTGGAGCTAATCCCAAAAAGCCGGTCTCAGTTCGGATTGGGGTCTGCAACTCGACCCCATGAAGTCGGAGTCGCTAGTAATCGCAGATCAGCAACGCTGCGGTGAATACGTTCCCGGGCCTTGTACACACCGCCCGTCAAGTCACGAAAGTTGGTAACACCCGAAGCCGGTGGCCTAACCCCTTGTGGGAGGGAGCTGTCGAAGGTGGGACTGGCGATTGGGACTAAGTCGTAACAAGGTAGCCGTACCGGAAGGTGCGGCTGGATCACCTCCTTTCTAAGGAGCACCTACGGATTGTTCATGCCATGTATGTGGTGTGGGGGTTTGTCAGGAGTATATGCCCGTTGCGCAGACGCAAGTTCTGCGGCGGGTGCTCAAGGGTGGAATATCAACGAATAGCGGCTGCCTGGTTTATGCCTTGTCTAGTACGGATGTTTTGTTCTTCCTTTGGGGAGTGCGGGTGTCCTGGAACGTCGGGGTGTGGTTTGGGTGGTTTAGTGTTTGGCACACTGTTGGGTCCTGAGGCAACAGGGCCGGTGGGATGCGTCATGGCTTACGGGTTGTGGTGTGTTTTTCCGGGTTTGTTTGTTTCTGGTTTCCTGGCTGCACTGATCGCACGGTTTGCTTGTCCTTTGGGGCGGGTGGTGTGTGGGGTGTGTGGTTTGGGGTTGTTGTTTGAGAACTACATAGTGGACGCGAGCATCTTTTATAAGAAGCAATTTCCAAGAATATGAACCTGGATCTGTCCGGGGTGCTGTTGCTGTGGCTCTTTTGGGTTGTGGTGGTGGTTCCCGGGTGGTTTTCGTGGTTCTCTCGTGAATTAGTTTTTTGATCTTTTGTGGTCAAGTTTTTAAGAGCACACGGTGGATGCCTTGGCATTAGGAGCCGAAGAAGGACGTAGGAATCTGCGATAAGCCTGGGGGAGTCGATAACCGGACTGTGATCCCAGGGTGTCCGAATGGGGAAACCCCGCCAGACGCGCGAGTGATCTGGTGACCCGCATCTGAACACATAGGGTGCGTGGAGGGAACGCGGGGAAGTGAAACATCTCAGTACCCGCAGGAAGAGAAAACAATAGTGATTCCGTTAGTAGTGGCGAGCGAACGCGGATCAGGCTAAACCGTTCCATGTGTGATAGCCGGCGGGCGTTGCATGGTCGGGGTTGTGGGACTTTCCATACTGGTTCTGCCGGACCGGTGGGGTGTGATGTGCAGGCATAGGTGAACGGTCTTGAAAGGCCGGCCAGAGAGGGTGTGAGCCCCGTAACCGAAATGTTGTGTACCGCCTGTGAGAGTATCCCAAGTAGCACGGGGCCCGAGAAATCCCGTGTGAATCTGTCAGGACCACCTGATAAGCCTAAATACTCCCTAATGACCGATAGCGGACCAGTACCGTGAGGGAAAGGTGAAAAGTACCCCGGGAGGGGAGTGAAACAGTACCTGAAACCGTGTGCTTACAATCCGTCGGAGCAGCCGTGAGTAATCACAAGTAGCTGTGACGGCGTGCCTTTTGAAGAATGAGCCTGCGAGTTAGTGTTACGTCGCGAGGTTAACCCGTGTGGGGAAGCCGTAGCGAAAGCGAGTCTGAATAGGGCGTTGCAGTGGCGTGATCTAGACCCGAAGCGAAGTGATCTACCCATGGCCAGGTTGAAGCGACGGTAAGACGTCGTGGAGGACCGAACCCACTTCAGTTGAAAATGGAGGGGATGAGCTGTGGGTAGGGGTGAAAGGCCAATCAAACTTCGTGATAGCTGGTTCTCCCCGAAATGCATTTAGGTGCAGCGTTGCGTGTTTCTTACCGGAGGTAGAGCTACTGGATGGCTAATGGGCCCTACAAGGTTACTGACGTCAGCCAAACTCCGAATGCCGGTAAGTGAGAGCGCAGCAGTGAGACTGTGGGGGATAAGCTTCATAGTCGAGAGGGAAACAGCCCAGACCACCAACTAAGGCCCCTAAGCGTGTGCTAAGTGGGAAAGGATGTGGAGTTGCGAAGACAACCAGGAGGTTGGCTTAGAAGCAGCCATCCTTAAAAGAGTGCGTAATAGCTCACTGGTCAAGTGATTCCGCGCCGACAATGTAGCGGGGCTCAAGTACACCGCCGAAGTTGTGGCATTCAGATTTTTGCTAAGCCCTTGTGGTTCAGGCGTCTGGATGGGTAGGGGAGCGTCGTGTGGGCGGTGAAGTCGCGGTGTAAACCAGCGGTGGAGCCTACACGAGTGAGAATGCAGGCATGAGTAGCGAAAGACGGGTGAGAAACCCGTCCGCCGAATGATCAAGGGTTCCAGGGTCAAGCTAATCTGCCCTGGGTAAGTCGGGACCTAAGGCGAGGCCGACAGGCGTAGTCGATGGACAACGGGTTGATATTCCCGTACCGGCGAAAAACCGTCCATGCTGAACAGGGGATACTAACTGCCCGAGACCTGCCCGATCACCCTTGTGGTGTGAGGGTTTTGGTGGAGCGCGGGACCTGATCCTGGGAGGTAAGCGTATTAACAGGTGTGACGCAGGAAGGTAGCCAAGCCGGGCGATGGTTGTCCCGGTCTAAGGATGTAGGGCGAACGGTAGGCAAATCCGCTGTTCATGATGCCTGAGATCTGATGGGACCCCCTCACGGGGGGATTTGGTGATCCTATGCTGCCGAGAAAAGCATCGACGCGAGGTTTTAGCCGCCCGTACCCCAAACCGACACAGGTGATCAGGTAGAGAATACTAAGGCGATCGAGAGAATTATGGTTAAGGAACTCGGCAAAATGCCCCCGTAACTTCGGGAGAAGGGGGGCCCCAACCTTGATGGACACACGCTGTCCGGAGGGGATCGGGGCCGCAGAGACCAGGGGGAAGCGACTGTTTACTAAAAACACAGGTCCGTGCGAAGTCGCAAGACGATGTATACGGACTGACTCCTGCCCGGTGCTGGAAGGTTAAGAGGACCGGTTAGCCGCAAGGCGAAGCTGAGAATTTAAGCCCCAGTAAACGGCGGTGGTAACTATAACCATCCTAAGGTAGCGAAATTCCTTGTCGGGTAAGTTCCGACCTGCACGAATGGAGTAACGACTTCCCCGCTGTCTCAACCATAAACTCGGCGAAATTGCAGTACGAGTAAAGATGCTCGTTACGCGCAGCAGGACGGAAAGACCCCGAGACCTTTACTATAGTTTGGTATTGGTGTTCGGAGTGGCTTGTGTAGGATAGGTGGGAGACGTTGAAGCCCGGACGCCAGTTCGGGTGGAGTCATCGTTGAAATACCACTCTGGTCACTTTGGACATCTAACTTCGGCCCGTAATCCGGGTCAGGGACAGTGCCTGATGGGTAGTTTAACTGGGGCGGTTGCCTCCTAAAAAGTAACGGAGGCGCCCAAAGGTTCCCTCAGCCTGGTTGGCAATCAGGTGTCGAGTGTAAGTGCACAAGGGAGCTTGACTGTGAGAGAGACATCTCGAGCAGGGACGAAAGTCGGGACTAGTGATCCGGCGGTACATTGTGGAATGGCCGTCGCTCAACGGATAAAAGGTACCTCGGGGATAACAGGCTGATCTTGCCCAAGAGTCCATATCGACGGCATGGTTTGGCACCTCGATGTCGGCTCGTCGCATCCTGGGGCTGGAGTAGGTCCCAAGGGTTGGGCTGTTCGCCCATTAAAGCGGTACGCGAGCTGGGTTTAGAACGTCGTGAGACAGTTCGGTCCCTATCCGCTGCGCGCGCAGGAAATTTGAGAAGGGCTGTCCTTAGTACGAGAGGACCGGGACGGACGAACCTCTGGTGTGTCAGTTGTACTGCCAAGTGCACCGCTGATTAGCTACGTTCGGATGGGATAACCGCTGAAAGCATCTAAGCGGGAAGCTCGCTTCAAGATGAGATTTCCATACACCTCGTGTGTGAGAGGCCCCCAGCCAGACCACTGGGTTGATAGGCCGGATGTGGAAGCGAGGACTAACGACTCGTGAAGCTGACCGGTACTAATAGGCCGATAACTTACACCACACACCACCCCGCAAACGAACTTCAAAAGCGTTTGCACCACGGGGCTGGTAAAAAGAAACAAGACTGCTTGCGTCCACTATGTGGTTCCCAAACAACAAACCAAACCGGTTAGTTGCAGGGAACAAAACCACAACTACATAACAACACCACAACTGCCCCTTAACACGGGCACGAATGTTGTAACCACAAGATTTCCCCACCCCGCGGCACAGCCAACGGGTCCGGGTACAAGGGTTACGGCGGTCATAGCGTGGGGGAAACGCCCGGTCCCATTCCGAACCCGGAAGCTAAGACCCACAGCGCCGATGGTACTGCACCCGGGAGGGTGTGGGAGAGTAGGTCACCGCCGGACAACCATTAGGTCGAGAGCCCCCCAACACACACGTGTTGGGGGGCTCTCCCACATTAACCACCACACACAACCCCCTCCCACCACCCGCAGCCCTTTTGCGCGACCCTCACTCATTACCTGCAGAAACCCGCGACCCCGGCACCCCGCCCAGGCACCGCCGTCGAACCCTACCAGCACAAACTGAGAGAGCACCCCCCCGGATTCCTGCAAGATGTGAGGAAGCGTCGCACCAAAGGCTGCGAGAGGTGAGGAAGCGTACGCTGTGGGCGCAATTCTCCGTAAAATCTCTGGAAAACGGGTGATTTAAGTCAAAAAAACGCGGAAACACGCGGAATTTGCGGACCTCAAGAGCCCAAGCTGGTAAGTTTTCGAACAGTGGCTTGTACGCATGCCGCGTTCAGGCTCCAACAATCATGACCGTCCAGGAGGACATAAATGGCTAAGAACCGTAGTGAACTTGTTTCAGAGGTAGCGGGCAAGGCTGGCACCAGCCAGGCAGCCGTCAACTCCGTCCTTGATGCGCTGTTCGAAGTTTTCGAAACGTCCGTCGCCTCGGGCGAGAAGATCACCATCCCGGGCTGGCTCGCCGTCGAGCGCACTGACCGTGCAGCACGCACCGGCCGCAACCCGCAGACCGGCGAGACCATCCAGATCGCGGCAGGCCACAGCGTCAAGCTGACCGCCGGCTCCAAGCTGAAGGCCGCTGTCGCCAACAAGAAGTAATCTTCTTCAACAGCATGAGTGGAGCGGCAACCTGACGGTTGCCGCTCCACTGCTTTAAGCCGATTCGCCGCCCGGCCGCAGGTAGCGGACAATGGATAGGTGCCTTCCGCAGCAAAATCCCGTCCCACAGCACCCCAGCCGGCCCCCGAACAGGGAGCGTCTGGCCGGGCAGCCGGCGTTCTGGGGATTTCACGACCGTGGCAGATTGCCGGGGCCGCGGCCCTGTTCGTGGGGCTCGCGGCGGCCCTGCTGTTTTCCGGGGCGGCCGCTGCCCATGAGGTCTCAGACCCGGGTGCGCTGGTCCGCTGGGGCCTCCCCATCAGCAAGGCCATCCATAACGTTTCCCTGGCGACGGTGATCGGCGGCCTGATCTTCGCCGTCGGCATCCTGCCCAGAACCGCAGGCCCGCGCTCCCGGGTCAACAACAGTGAGGCTCCCGAACACGCGGCCTTCTCCCGTGCACTTGCCGTTGCGGCGGCGGCCGGCGCAGCCTGGACCCTGTCCGCCATCGCAGTGCTGGTGTTCACTTATTCGAACGTCGCAGGCCAGGGCATATCCGGGGACGCCGAGTACACCCGGGCCCTGGTATACTTCATGACGGACATCGATGCCGGACGTGCCTGGCTCGCAGTAATCATCATCGCGGCTGTAGTCACCACCGCGCTCTTCGGCGTGAGGTCACTGGGCGGCCTTGCGCTCACGCTGGTCCTGGCACTCGTGGGGCTTGTGCCCACCGCGCTGATCGGCCATTCGTCCAGTTCCTCGGACCACGAAGGTGCCATCAACTCCCTAGGCTTGCATTTGTTGGGCGTCAGCGCCTGGGTGGGCGGAATCATCCTGCTGGCCCTGTTGTCCAATATTCTGACCGGCCCCAAACCCGGGGGCGGAGCGGACATCACCGAACCCACGCTGCGGCGCTTTTCCTCCCTCGCCGGCTTCGCCTTTGTCCTGGTCTTTGCGTCAGGCGTCATCAACGCGAGCATCCGCGTCACCAGCTGGAGCGACCTCTTCGGCTCCGCCTACGGCCAGCTGATCCTGGCCAAATCCGCGGCTGCCCTGGTACTAGGCGGGATCGGACTGATGCACCGGCAGTGGGTCATCCCGCAGCTGGGCGCAAAGGGGTCCGCGCTGTCGTCACGGCGTGTCCTCTGGCAGCTGGTCCTGGTTGAACTCCTGGTCATGGGGGCTACCTCCGGCATTGCGGTCGCGCTGAGCCAGTCGGCACCGCCGCAGCCCACATCTTTCGCGCCGGACGCATCTCCGGCCTTCATCCTTTCCGGCTACGAACTGCCGCCGGAGCTGACGCCCGTACGCTGGCTCACCGAATGGCGGCTCGACTGGCTCTGGATCGCCGTGGCGCTCTTCGGGCTGGTCTCCTACTTCCTGGGCGTCGCAAAGGTGCTGCGCCGGGGCGACAAATGGCAGTGGTTCCGGTCCGTTAACTGGGTCATTGGCCTGCTGGTGCTGACCTACATTACGTCGGGGCCGCCGTCGGTGTATGGCAGGGTTCTGTTCTCCGCGCACATGGTGGACCATATGGCGCTGACCATGGTGGCCCCGATTTTCCTGGTACTCGGCGCTCCCGTGACGCTTGCCCTGCGGGCATTGCCGGCACGCGGCGACGGCTCGCGGGGGGTGCGTGAATGGATACTCGTCTTGGTGCACAGCAAGTTTTCTCAGCTGGTCACCCACCCTATTTTCGCGGCCGGTAACTTCGCCGGCTCAATCGTGCTGTTCTACTACTCGGACGCGTTCAGTTACGCCATGCGAGACCATGTAGGCCACGAACTGATGAACCTGCATTTCGCCCTGACCGGCTACATCTTTGTGCTGAGCATGATTGGCACGGATCCGTTGCCCCGCCGGGCCCCGTACCCCATGCGCCTCCTCCTCCTCCTGGCCACCATGGGTTTCCACGCGTTCTTCGGTGTGTCCATCATGGCGCGGCACCGGGCTCTTGGCTGCGGACTACTTTGGAAACCTCGGACGGGCCTGGGGGCCGTCTGCCCTGCTGGACCAGCAGACCGGCGGCGCGGTGGCCTGGGGCATCGGTGAGGTTCCCACCCTGCTGGTGGCCATCGGCGTCGCGGTCATGTGGTCCAGGTCCGATGAACGGGAGACCCGGCGCACGGACCGCGCCGCGGACAGGAATAACGACGCCGATCTGACTGCTTACAACGATATGTTTGCCAAATTGGCTGAACGCGACGCCAAGCTGGCCGACCGCAAATCAAAGCTGGAAGGACGCTCATGAGCGAAACCGTACGCACCCACCTCCGGGTCCGCGCTTCCGAACTGGTGGGCCGCAACTGGCTGAACACCGGCGGCAAGGCGCTGGACCTGGAAGCCCTGCGCGGCAAGATCGTGCTGCTGGACTTCTGGACCTTCTGCTGCATCAACTGCCTGCATGTCCTTGATGAGCTGCGGCCGCTGGAGGAGCAGTATTCCGACGTCCTGGTAACGGTGGGTGTGCACTCGCCCAAGTTCGAGCATGAAGCTGACCCGGTGGCGCTGGCCGCTGCCGTGGAACGCTACGAGATCCACCATCCGGTCCTGGACGACCCCGAGCTGGATACCTGGAAGGCCTACACCGCCCGTGCCTGGCCAACCCTGGTGGTCATCGACCCCGAGGGCTACATCGTGGCGCATCTCTCGGGTGAGGGGCACGCAGACGGCCTGGCTGTACTCATTCCGGAACTGGTCGCCGAGCACGAGGCCAAAGGGACCCTGCACAGGGGTTCCGGCCCGTACGTTGCGCCGGAAGCCACGTCGGGAACGCTGCGGTTCCCCGGCAAGGCGCTGTACCTTCCGGACGGGCGCGGTTCGGCCGGCGCCGCCGATGCGGGCCGCCACGGCTCGTGGCTGGTGACTGACACAGGCCATCACCGCCTGGTGGAGCTGGCCACGGACTTCCGGACCGTACTGGCGACCTACGGGTCCGGCACAAAGGGATACGCGGACGGCCCCGCCGCCGGTGATGCGGCTACCGCCCGGTTCAACGAACCGCAAGGCCTGGTCCTCCTGCCGCAGGATGTGGCAGAAAGGGCGGGTTACGACGTCGTGATTGCAGACTCGGTCAACCACCGCCTCCGCGGACTGTCACTGGCCGACGGGTCGGCCACGACAGTGGCCGGCAACGGTGTCCAGCGGCTGCTGGAAACCGGGCCCGCCCGGGTGGATGAGGACGCCGCCGGCTTCACCGGCCGCCTCAGTGAGCATCCGCTTGAGGTGTCCCTCAGTTCGCCGTGGGACGTTGTCTGGTCGACCAAGCTCAACGCCGTCGTGATCGCGATGGCCGGCGTGCACCAGATCTTCAGCTTCGACCCCCTGACCGGCGCCGTGGCCATCGCGGCCGGCAACGGCCTGGAAGGCCTGCTGGACGGTCCGGCCCACGAAGCCTGGTTCGCCCAGCCGTCGGGTGTGGCCGAGGACGCCGACGGGAACATCTGGGTGGCAGACTCGGAAACGTCCGCGCTCCGCAAACTGGTGATCGATGACGACGGTGCTGTCACCGTGGAATCCGCGGTGGGCAAGGGCCTGTTCGATTTCGGCTTCCGCGACGGCGAGGGCTCCGAGGCCCGGCTTCAGCACCCGCTGGGCGTTACGGTCCTGCCCGACGGCTCAGTGGCGATCGCGGACACCTATAACGGTGCAGTGCGGCGCTACGACCCGGCTGCAGGAACAGTCTCCACGCTGGCCAGGGGCCTGTCCGAACCATCGGACGTGATTGTGGACCACACTGAGGCGGCCGGTTCGGAACCGCTGCTGGTGGTGGTCGAGGCGAACCAGCACCAGCTGGTGTACGTACCCATCCCCAAGGAAGCGCAGCAGGTGGACGAAGGCGCAGTCCAGACGCACCGGCCCAAGAGCCCCGTTGCCCCCGGGCTGCTGGAACTGGCTGTTCGCTTCACCGCGCCCACGGGGCAGAAGCTGGACGACCGATGGGGCGACCCCACGCAGCTGAAGATCTCCTCCACACCGCCCGAGCTGCTGGTGGCTGGCGGCGGGACGTCGGTGGGGCTGCTCCGGACGGTGGAACTGGCCTCTGACATCCCTGAAGGCATCCTCCACATCGCGGCCCGCGCCGCTGCCTGCGACGGGCCGGACACCGAGGACGGCGAGATTCCTGACCACGCCGCCTGCCACCTTTATCAGCAGGACTGGGGCATCCCGGTCCTCCTGACGCACGACGGCGACACAGAACTGGTCCTGGACCTGCGCGGAATGGACTGACCGCCGCAGACCTGGGTCCCTTCTTCGGGATGGCTCGCTGACCCTGGCTGGATTACTGACCCAGTGTCACGGGAGGCAGCCTTTTCCGGTCCCGAACCGGCGGGTCCCGCGGATTTCCGCGGTTGTTGGCCCGGGTTGCCGGCAAAAGACGGCTGTGCGTGACGCGATGGGGCCCCGGCCGCCCCAGATGCGGAGCCGGAGCCCTGGCTTGTCCACATACGCTGGCCGAAGGGTGACGGCGCATCCAGCTGTGGCGGCACGATGGCGACATGGATGTGTTGAGGGCGCTGGAGCTGTGTGGCGGGGCAGCGCGCCGTCCCGCCCTGGCGCGGCTTGGAATCGACGACGCTGCCCTCCGCCGGGCGGTGCGCGGCGGGATGCTGCAGCCGGCCCGTGGCCTCTATGCGCTTCCGACGGCGTCTGCCGGCCTCATAGGGCTGCTACTGAACCGCCAACTGCTGACCTGCGCCAGCGCCGCTCCCCATTACGGGCTTTGGTCGCTGAAGTCCCCCGACCTGCCGCATGTGTATCACCGCCGTGAGGAGGCAGTCCGGGACGCCGTCCATCACGCCGGCTTACTCCTTCCGCCGCATCACAACCGGCCTGTTGCCGCCCTGGTTGACGTACTCATTCACGCCCTGCGTTGCCTGCCGTTTGCGGAATCCCTGGTGATGGTGGAATGTGCCGTTTCCCGAGGGGAGATGACCCTGGATTTCCTCCGGGCGCGGCTGCCGGGCAGCCGGAACGGCAAAGCCCGCGAAGTGTTGCGCTGGGTGGACCGGGGGGCCGAATCGCTGCTTGAAACGCTGGCACGGACATACTTTCGGCAGGCAGGAATCAAGGTGGAAACCCAGGCGTATCTGGACCGCGTGGGCTACGTCGACCTACTCCTCGAGGGCTGGCTGGTGGTGGAGCTGGACGGCCGGCACCATGCAGACTGGACGCAGGTCAGGAAGGACCACCGGCGGAACAACGAATCCGCTGTCCAGGGGTATACGGCGCTCCGCTATTACTACCAGGACGTAGTGTACAACCCGGCGGACATGGTGGCGCAGGTCCTGGCGGTCCTGGCCCGGCCGCGGTAGCTGCAACCTGTCACCTAGAGCACGCTTTTGGGCATAATGCCGGAGCCAACCCCTGCAAACTCAGGGATGGCACGTCTACTGGAGTCAAGACCATGCCAGGCGTGACGCGGGCTGGACGCTGAAAGCCTAATAGGTCAGGAGCGGGGTGACCTTGATCGTGTCCCCGGCCACGTCCAGGCGTGTGGTGAAGCTGAATTCCACCTCTGCGTTCAGCGGAAACCAGGCGCCTGTGAAGGAGTCCTGCTGGAGCGCCTCCACCTTAGCCTTGCCGTCCAGTGGCGAGACCGCCCAGCGGCCGTCGAACGGTTCGATGGAAACCTGGGGGTACGCCGTGACGGTCCACTTGATGGTTCCGTCCTTCACCGCATTGTTG
Above is a window of Arthrobacter pascens DNA encoding:
- a CDS encoding HU family DNA-binding protein, whose protein sequence is MAKNRSELVSEVAGKAGTSQAAVNSVLDALFEVFETSVASGEKITIPGWLAVERTDRAARTGRNPQTGETIQIAAGHSVKLTAGSKLKAAVANKK
- a CDS encoding NHL domain-containing thioredoxin family protein, whose protein sequence is MSETVRTHLRVRASELVGRNWLNTGGKALDLEALRGKIVLLDFWTFCCINCLHVLDELRPLEEQYSDVLVTVGVHSPKFEHEADPVALAAAVERYEIHHPVLDDPELDTWKAYTARAWPTLVVIDPEGYIVAHLSGEGHADGLAVLIPELVAEHEAKGTLHRGSGPYVAPEATSGTLRFPGKALYLPDGRGSAGAADAGRHGSWLVTDTGHHRLVELATDFRTVLATYGSGTKGYADGPAAGDAATARFNEPQGLVLLPQDVAERAGYDVVIADSVNHRLRGLSLADGSATTVAGNGVQRLLETGPARVDEDAAGFTGRLSEHPLEVSLSSPWDVVWSTKLNAVVIAMAGVHQIFSFDPLTGAVAIAAGNGLEGLLDGPAHEAWFAQPSGVAEDADGNIWVADSETSALRKLVIDDDGAVTVESAVGKGLFDFGFRDGEGSEARLQHPLGVTVLPDGSVAIADTYNGAVRRYDPAAGTVSTLARGLSEPSDVIVDHTEAAGSEPLLVVVEANQHQLVYVPIPKEAQQVDEGAVQTHRPKSPVAPGLLELAVRFTAPTGQKLDDRWGDPTQLKISSTPPELLVAGGGTSVGLLRTVELASDIPEGILHIAARAAACDGPDTEDGEIPDHAACHLYQQDWGIPVLLTHDGDTELVLDLRGMD
- a CDS encoding endonuclease domain-containing protein, which produces MDVLRALELCGGAARRPALARLGIDDAALRRAVRGGMLQPARGLYALPTASAGLIGLLLNRQLLTCASAAPHYGLWSLKSPDLPHVYHRREEAVRDAVHHAGLLLPPHHNRPVAALVDVLIHALRCLPFAESLVMVECAVSRGEMTLDFLRARLPGSRNGKAREVLRWVDRGAESLLETLARTYFRQAGIKVETQAYLDRVGYVDLLLEGWLVVELDGRHHADWTQVRKDHRRNNESAVQGYTALRYYYQDVVYNPADMVAQVLAVLARPR